Proteins from a single region of Belliella baltica DSM 15883:
- a CDS encoding heavy metal-binding domain-containing protein: MKKVILSAVIMAYVLVSCNQKNKEATTDHSNMMSNDSTMMENDSTMMSNDSTVMNDKTKMMNNQTKMYACPMHPEVQGKLNDKFSKCSMKLTEPVPEKTEESK, translated from the coding sequence ATGAAAAAAGTAATTCTTTCAGCCGTAATAATGGCTTACGTATTAGTTTCTTGTAATCAAAAAAACAAAGAAGCCACGACAGATCATTCTAATATGATGAGCAATGACAGTACTATGATGGAAAATGATAGTACTATGATGAGTAATGATAGCACAGTAATGAATGATAAAACTAAAATGATGAACAATCAAACAAAAATGTATGCCTGCCCAATGCACCCAGAAGTACAAGGAAAACTGAATGACAAATTCTCAAAATGTAGTATGAAATTAACCGAACCTGTTCC